Part of the Nicotiana sylvestris chromosome 2, ASM39365v2, whole genome shotgun sequence genome, ACTTGACTTTCTTCTGAGTTAATCTAGTCAAAAGGGACAAGatagaagaaaatccctctacgaaATGCCTATAATAGCCTGCTAGACCCAAGAAACTTCTTATATCAGATATTGaggtgggtctaggccaattcttcactgcctCTATTTTTTGAAAGCCCACCTTCACGCCTTCCCCTGAGATGACATGGCCCAAAATGCTACTgatttcaaccagaattcacacttagaaaattttgcatatagcTTGTGATCCTGTAGCGTCTGCAACACAATTTTGAGATGTTCTGCATGGTCAGTCTCGCTACGAGAataaatcaagatgtcatcaataaacacgataacgaacaaatcaagataaggctTAAAGACCCttttcataagatccatgaaagctgctggtgCATTCGTTAAACCAAATGACATTACCAAAAATTTGAAATGCCCATATCGAATCCTGAAAGTTGTTTTTGGAATATCAACTTCCTTAACCTTCAACTGATGGTATACCGATCTAAGGTCGATCTTGGAATAACACTGGGTACCCTAAAGTTGATTGAATAAATCATCTATTCTGGGaagagggtacttgttcttgatggtgactttattcaactgacgatagtcaatgcacatacgcaaaAACCCATCCTTCTTTCGGACAAACAAGACCGGTGCGCCCCAAAGGTGAGATACTTGGCCTTATAAATCCCTTATCTAGAAGATATTTCAACTGGacttttaactctttcaactctccTGGAGCCATTCTATAAGGCGGGAGAGATATTGACTTAGTGCCTGAAAGTAGatcaattccaaagtcaatctctCTATCAGGAGGGATTCCAGGGAGATCTTCGGGAAACACTTCCGGGAACTCATTTATAATTAGTACCGATGGGAGAGTGGGAATGTGAGCATCTGCATCCTTAACTCGAACCAGGTGATAGATATATCCTTTGGAGATCATCTTTCTGgctttaagataggaaataaacctacccctAGGTGTTACTACATCATCCTTCCATTATAAGACTGGTTCACCGGGAAATTCAAAACTTACTATTTTGGTTCTACAACCCACCGTGGCATAACAGGACTCTAACCAATCTATGCACATGATCATATCGAAGTCTACCATCTCCAATTCTACTAAGTCTGCTATAGTAAGACGATGATACACTTTGACTGGACATCCCCAATCCTTGCTATAACTGATTCTCCAACTGGAGTGGACACTTCAAAGGGTTCACACAACTTTTCTGGTTTTATCCCAAATTTCTTAGTAATATGTAGGGTTACATAAGATAGGGTGGATCCCAGATCTATAGGAGCATAGACATCAAAAGTGAATATTGTTAGCATACCTGTGACAATATCTCCACGAGCCTCTGTATCCTGACGGCCTGCCAGTGCATACAAGCGGTTTCGACCACTGCCTGCATTACTAGACTTTGCTGCACCGCGCCCTTGTTGGGCCTGAGAGTTATGAAGGGGCTGCTGAATTAGTGGACTGAGCTACATTGCCTCCATTATTCTGCTTTGCTGATGGACAATCCCTCAAGAAGTGGCATTGCTGACCGCACCCAAAGCAACCATTTGTGCCCAAATGACACACCCCTGAATGCTTCTTACCACACGTGTTGCAAGTAGGGTACTCAAGGCCTCTGTAGCCCACACTAGTCTGTGGTTGTGAGCCTACTACTCTGAAATTTTGGTTTTTCCTTTTAAATTTGGACATCTGAACCAGTGCATTAGCTGAAGATGGAGCGGGTAATGATTTTGATTCCCTGAAGAACTGGCGATTGCCTCCTGCTTGAGATCCCCCACGGCTGAAATTTCCTGCAGACTTAGATCTCTTGCTGAATTCCCTGTCCTTCTCTTTCTGTAGCCACTCTACTTCCTTCAACCTGTCTTCATTCCCTTGAACAAAGGCAACCATCTTAGTAATGGTCATATCATTATTCTGAGCAGTTATATTAGCATTAGCAAACAAATCATCTGAAAGCCCCAACACAAACCGGCTAACTTCGGCCCTCATATCATGTACCATTTCCGGAGCATACTTGGCCAGAGAGACGAACTTGAGGTAGTACTCATTCACACTCATATCATTCTGTCTGAGTCTCTCAAACTCCAAAGCCTTAGCTTCCAAGACCTCAATGGGTAGAAAATGATCAAGGAACGCATCTCCAAACTCCTTCCAAGTTGAAGGAGTCGCATATTCCCCTCTGGACTCTTCCCATATTTCATACCAAGTGTTGACAACATCCGTCAACTGGTACGTAGCAAGCTCTGCTGCCTCAATGTCTGTAGCATGCATGACTCGAAATATCTTCTGAACCTCATCAATGAAGTTTTGTGGATCCTCATCCTTTTTGGACCCTGTGAAGGTGGAAGGTTTCATGTTGAGGAATTCCCTAGACCTGGAACTACCCATCTCATGAACATCACTTATTCCCTGCCTTTGAGCCTGAGTAGCAACAATCTGGGTGAGCAACTGGATAGCTCCCCTGACATCAATGTCTGAAACACTAGGCACTGAGCCCAATGCAACCCCGTTGGGCCGGAGTGTCCTCCTCCTGAGCAGCATTAGTCGTGGCCCCCTGGCTAGTAGCTGAGGCCCTCTTGGTGTACTTTCTTTTTGCAGGCATTTTTTTGAAATACGCAATTCGCATGAGTTAGAGAGATTCCTGAAAGCACAACTCTAACTGCACAATCTAGAGTATAAAAGAAATGGAATAATCCTAAATGTCTTGGTGGTCAACTGTTTACATGTGTGGTGCTCACACACACATAAAAGTGACCCCACTGGACACAACTTCATAGACTCCCAGGACTCTTgaacctaagctctgataccaagctttgtcatgccccgaaccatGGTCTGGGCGTAACatgacactcggtgcctgactgtATGTGACCGAGCAAACCAACTGCATGGTTGGATCAACATGTGGTATAACTATGAGGTAGAGGTAAATATAAAATATGATAATCTACTAAAGAGTCTGACTGAAATATCATAGATGCGGAAAATACTGAAAGGTCTACAAGTATAAACAAGTAGCCGACAAGGCTAACACATGAAAGCCTGCTAATATCTGACTGACTGGGTtatagtctatgaagcctctaaagaATACTGAAAATGCTAACTATTTACTGGGACAAGGTCCCCGGTATACCTCCTTATTAACTGAAATACTATAATGACTGGAAAAAAGGAGGGATAAGGCCCCGAAAGACTGGGGCTTACCAATAGCTGATATGAGATATCCTAGCAAGCAGAATCGTCAACCCGTAAATCGTTACCTGCATCGCGAGATGCAGGCCCagggcaaaaagggacgtcagtacatttgaattgcactggtatgtaaaacaactaaagaaaagaattgtaaatactgaaacTGAACTGCTAGTTGATAAACTGATAATtgaacaaggaagtaaggatatgaatactccctattctgaatgatgaacaacctgtttatctgataaactacggcctcaggcccaatatatatatatatatatatatatatatatatatatatatatatatatatatatatataggcacaaactacggcctcgggcccaagtatacgtatacataactacggcctcaggcccaatgatgcataaagcataacctacggcctcaggcccaaatcaaGTGTTCAACAATCAGGAATTTagaatcaggaactgagaatcatactgcaatacatgatactgaaataatgaaCCATACTAAGTTACATGATATTGGAATAGTGAATAGGATTAGACTGAGATgagtattcataataagttgatttgtcataactgaaactcatagaatatcgaatgaGTATGAAACTATGccatctagagaatagaagttctactagTATTCAGGGAACTAAGGCATAGTTACTTTCTGAAGAAACTAGTAATGATCATAATGAATGGGATGCAGGGAGAATCATAGacattcccaaacgtaaagagttagcctcacataccttaacttcctgctcttgagcgtaGTACAACGTTtatcaaccctttcaactttaatctatagcaatacaagtcaaagagattccatattagctatgatgctcatgttttggtcaccTAAGCATcttatcaaacacttggtgaaaataaagcttcatagtccttattaatggtgtctctacacccaataaaccattctcttgctcctagataaattctaaagtctcaaatggttataatcaacattattctttatcacccataaggtaaacaacacctttaaccaataatcaacaatcaacacccCAAACCTATAATCGTTCATACTATTCTATCAAACCTATCAACTCATATGTCATGAACTAGAATCTATAATTATTAACActa contains:
- the LOC138885984 gene encoding uncharacterized protein: MLLRRRTLRPNGVALGSVPSVSDIDVRGAIQLLTQIVATQAQRQGISDVHEMGSSRSREFLNMKPSTFTGSKKDEDPQNFIDEVQKIFRVMHATDIEAAELATYQLTDVVNTWYEIWEESRGEYATPSTWKEFGDAFLDHFLPIEVLEAKALEFERLRQNDMSVNEYYLKFVSLAKYAPEMVHDMRAEVSRFVLGLSDDLFANANITAQNNDMTITKMVAFVQGNEDRLKEVEWLQKEKDREFSKRSKSAGNFSRGGSQAGGNRQFFRESKSLPAPSSANALVQMSKFKRKNQNFRVVGSQPQTSVGYRGLEYPTCNTCGKKHSGVCHLGTNGCFGCGQQCHFLRDCPSAKQNNGGNAQQGRGAAKSSNAGSGRNRLYALAGRQDTEARGDIVTGMLTIFTFDVYAPIDLGSTLSYVTLHITKKFGIKPEKLCEPFEVSTPVGESVIARIGDVQSKCIIVLL